The window ATTTTTTGATGGACAGCCGCCAGGAAAAAGCCAAGCCCTATGGTTTTGGGCAGGGCCGGGGCCACGCTTACATGCTTTTTACCCACACCCACTGGGACCATATCCAGGGCTTTCCTTTTTTCAAACCCATTCACGTGCCGGGCAACGTTTTTGACATTTATCACGTTCACGATTATGTGCCCGAAGCCCTGACCCGCCAGATGGACCCCTGGTTTTTCCCCAAACAGTTTGACCAACTGGGAGCCACCCTGAACTTTCACCAATTGCAAGAAGGCGAACAAATCAACATTGCCGGGGCCACCATTACCAACATTCAACTCAAACATCCCGGCCACGCTTACGCCTACCGGGTGGTGGCCGATAACGCCATTGCCATCCTGGCCACCGACGGCGAATACAAAAGCCTGGATTACGTGAGCACGGCCAAATATTGCAACTTTTACGCCAATGCCGACCTGCTTATCTTTGACGCCATGTTCTCTGTGCGGGAGTCGTTTGTGAAAGAAGATTGGGGGCACAGCTCGGCCCTGATTGGGGCCGACATTGCCCGCGAGTCAAACGTTAAAAGCCTCTATCTTTTCCACCACGATCCTGTTTGCAGCGATGCCGAAATTATGCAAATCCTGCAAAAAACCAGGGAATATCTGGGCCGGGGCGAGGGCGCGCCCGAAGTCATCATCGCCAGCGAGGGCCTGGAGGTCAACCTGGCCAACCCCAGCATGGCCGATTTTTACATTCAGGACCACGCCGAACACGACGTGGTGCTGATGACGCTCTCCGGCAAACTCAGCGGGCATGCCACCGAACAATTTAGAAGGCACCTGGCCCACAGCCTGCAAACGCACCGGGCCGATAAAGTGATTTTGAGCATGGAAAACCTGAGCGATTTGACCATGGCCGGCATCCGCGCCCTGGTTGACGCCC is drawn from Anaerolineae bacterium and contains these coding sequences:
- a CDS encoding STAS domain-containing protein encodes the protein MLLKFWGTRGSIPAPVSPGQIEQKIALALQEAGRAKIDLTDSQAVHRLAAKLAHNLKGSTVGGNTTCVTIELNDHLIIFDAGSGIRELGDFLMDSRQEKAKPYGFGQGRGHAYMLFTHTHWDHIQGFPFFKPIHVPGNVFDIYHVHDYVPEALTRQMDPWFFPKQFDQLGATLNFHQLQEGEQINIAGATITNIQLKHPGHAYAYRVVADNAIAILATDGEYKSLDYVSTAKYCNFYANADLLIFDAMFSVRESFVKEDWGHSSALIGADIARESNVKSLYLFHHDPVCSDAEIMQILQKTREYLGRGEGAPEVIIASEGLEVNLANPSMADFYIQDHAEHDVVLMTLSGKLSGHATEQFRRHLAHSLQTHRADKVILSMENLSDLTMAGIRALVDARKSVISLALVGIPENIYRVIELTGTTDFFAIYDNVDEALLALNSHDK